In Metopolophium dirhodum isolate CAU chromosome 9, ASM1992520v1, whole genome shotgun sequence, the genomic window cattgcttcgctcagaatctaaaattatttaaagtataagttacataaaatgttgtaaaataaaatataaaaaaaatttaaatataagaatatctatatattattaacattagttttgtgttaatatgtcacactgtgcataatattttataaaaagaataacataataatatacaatttttgtcaataattattaagtctaatagtatgtgtataatataatattaagaaagatAGTGACTCTCTACAATACGTATAACGATCAGTCTtgcaggtacatactacataaattattatactgaaataactatatattattatggtagtaTAACCATCACAGTCGACGATCaccgatcgtatataataaatcgtaataatcgaaatgaaaaaaaaaaatgttaatataatatgggtattctattttacaaaaattatatatcaattatttattctacataatatcatattacaaaactttttgttcgaaaagtgaatcggctgaaaagggaagggtacgattttggtcgaaaagggaatcgacgttttttaaatttggtcgaaaagtgaatcggccgaaaaggtaagggtacgtttttggtcgaaaacggtCTCGCCCTTCTAAGCATTGATTGTATGGTAGGGGCATGGTTTGGCACGGTCGGGCACGTATGTGATagcagattatattttatattttacgtgcTGGAAAAAGGCTTGACACGGCATGGCATGGAGGGGAATCGCAGCGCGTGGCATTGACTCGCATGGACTAGGGACTAGTGGACTAGAACCGCTAAAATCATACTACTATAGATGTGCAAATTGTCATCTAAATAATTGTTCGAATAATTTGTAcacacaatttattgttttttaaaattatttgttatttgatcaattgtatttaaaaattattctgatCATTTTATTTAGATGATAATGAATTCGAATAATTCCCTAATCTGCCTACGAGCCTACGACTAATACCTGCTATAGAGTGTAGAGAGGAGGTGGCTCCAACCCACTACCTTTATGGCTTTATTATGTGCATtggtttttaacaattaaaactaCGAGTCTGTCGTTATGTGACGATCAATATCGACCACACAGCCATGTATAATGATCTATATACTACTGTCACTGGAGTGTTTACATGTctgttgtatacgaaaaacgatattctgagcggtgacggtttgtcagtgtggatattttatgttatatttatgttgataatacttattattaataaccagCTGGTAAGTTAAATTAGTGTTatgaaattacaacaaaataactaaattggttatttaatatgtaatttcgtccaaatttgaacataaaataactataaaaaactgtttaaatatttttgagattttatgGATAcagaatttatttatgaatttctaacttaatataattttcaaattttcgtgatttttacgtatttagtGAAAAtccgaactttaaatgcttataaaaaaaattgtatttgtatctttacaactgccattgtaataatatattagaagtcttgtattaaattgtcaagctttttgacccaacgaatacaattttatcgacgtataaagaaaaaacttaaaaaaattggaaactggaaatgtttgtaaacagctcaaaacaagtcaaaatattatgaacattattatagttattattatttatggtttaTTAGTAAATGCTAagataaacattcaatgaaaattGCATATATATCGGCATACTACAGGCATTTGTTTGAGCTaaacaaaaaaccaaattatttttgtaaaaattccaggtttttccttaatttttttttgtttttcacggtggctttgaaaactattgggaaatttGAGCTCCCAATAAACCAACAAGATTTGCTTTCCCATCGAATtattgaacaagatactgaagtttaaaatcgaaccattatttcgactacttatcatgtaaacagatacaaaaaattaaaataaatacacatcattgtaaaatcaatacatttatcgctccgctccgaatctaaaagcaaaataaaaacttcaaacaggtatacatataaaaagtatattttataagacgaGCGTCaaaccaataattataatctcAACCGTATTAGATTCGGTGTATTATATTCCATACATAAGTACAACTCTTACGACAGCTGGTTACACATCAAGAGAATGTAGTTCAAGTGCGATCGCGATACAACACAATTGTTTATACACACTATAGACACAATGTAGGTACGTCGTTAATAATCGACCCAAAACCGATAACCATACAAACTAacctaaacaaaatattaaatatctaaaatcacggactaagatataatggactggaaaggGGGAACAGGGGGACAGCCACGAAAAGGTGTCACTTAGCTGATGAGAACAttgttcttgaagttttcagcgctaccggtggttttatttggctacacaatttgtatcttagtccgtgttaaATGCAGAGGGCGCTGTGAACTCTAGGAACACATAGCGACCCCCGCACTTTGCCTCTCCAACATACATTCGTAGCCGTATCGATATAATCATAGAACAGTTATATCTTAGGGGAATCGGTGGGCATCGGGCAGTTGGGTCCCCCGAGATAACAGCTTATCATATCCAGATTAATATCATGGAATAAACGCTTAAATCGGGAAGACCAACAAAAATGCAGGTGTACCAacttagaaatataaaaattcccattacatttcaattttgattccaaaattatggattttaaaactcaaatattattgtacaattaataattattgtaaagttcgaaaaattaaaaatagtccGCGTCTGGAAAACTTTACTGTACCCGTCCCTCTAAAatccacgatttaagatatacttatctaatatttagtatattatcttaaatcgtgcttcTAAGACCGTGGTATCAACTATCAACTTGTTGTTTTGTTAACTCTTATCATTTGATAGTGAatttcatacattattattaaataatttattaatataatataattgaataattccGAATTCGTTGTTCATATTTTCATCACTTTTGTCAATTCTCCGTGGGTACtaggtattcaatattcattaatcattactcACGAGTCACTCAATCGTCAGTCGTCACTACTCAATAGTGACTACTGACTGGTGACCCGGGTGAACGACCAGcttcaaatactataatactacgaTTTTAAGTTCTTAAGAATTAAGCCGTGGACCCAATTAGtttaaatcacaataaaatattattttgttattcgatTTAATTATAACAGAACGGTATTGTCATTATAATGCTTAGTTGTTTTCAATCAGAATAcacatagttttatattttgcacaatatctacatattcatttttaaataattatttaataacatggaTTCGTTAATTAAGAGTGTTGGTGAGAGTGATTATCAACccgaaaaatgtatgtataaagtAACACTTTCaggtaacaaaaatattaatttatagtttgtttattaatttagatgTCAAAGAATTATCTCAGAGATGTATGGGTCCTGAAGAATTGTTACAACAGAAGACAAATGTACAATCCTTGGGTGAACAAATCAACACAATGCTCAAGAAAAATGTGTTCtacaattatattcaatttattgatACCGCTAAAGAAATAGCcagtaagttataaaaaaaattattttgtttattaaggttctataaatgattattacatttttgtattatagaTTTAGAGGGTGAAATGTATCAATTGTCGCATTTGCTAACTGAACAAGCATCTTTACTTAATTCATTGGCTAGTTCTTCAATTGTTAGCGAACAAATTTCTAAATCTGGCAAAGAAGTGAATGGTATTCAAAATACTGAAGTAGATAATGTAGTTGAAGAAAAGAGAGttcataaattactaaatattatggaAAGAGTAGAAAACTGCAATGTtagtattacctacctataattagttTCCAAGTAGTAAAAGTATATACAATGAGCTTGATTCTAGAATTTAGTTGATGTTCCTGACCGTAAATGTTTGCATGAAGGAGATTTATTAGAATTGGATCCTATTGAAAATACACCAGTCCAAAGAATTCATTGTTATCTATTTACTGATATTTGTATTGTTGCCAGTTGGTTGTCTAGCAGGTAATTAGTAACTATAGTCAAAAGcagtgtttggaaagaacgtTATTCATGAACGCACGTTCATATATAGTGAACGTCACTCATTTTTTGCAAatagaacgtgaacgtgaatgacgtttatatttttaatgaatttgatcggtttttaagacgttcaaatattaatgtctaaaatatattaattaatcatattaggtataataataatattttcatttttcccattataattcctataatatttgtttgattgcaaaatgtataaattaaatacgtgAAATTCCAGTGTCCCCGGCTAgacatacaacaataataatattatgatttccacgAATTTATAGTAAGTACTCTAGTATTTGCTTAATTTTATCACTAGAAAATCTTTATCAAAATGTAACTCAAATAACGTGtcagatattaataattaattcagatactttataaattgtatatgctcTAAAgtttaaactgtatttttattttttggttgagTCGTGAATGTttataggtttttatacctatataatttttatattgactgcAGGCtaacaattcataaaaaaaatttaaatgaacgaGCCAATGAACGCGTTCGTTTTTTAAAAGAACTTGAACGagttcatttttttagtgaacgttCTGAACACTGGTCAAAAGCATGTAATACAGAGTACAATagacttttttaatttgacatgTTTAATTTTAGACGAGGACCAGCTAGATATAGATTTCAGTCAATGTATGATTTATGTAATCTTgctgttgtaaatattaaagatattaaaaattcgTTTAAATTGCTTGCTTTTCCGGAAACGAGAGTATTTCAAGCACCAAATACTGGACTTAAGGTTAGTGATTtccaatgttataaaattaattaaacatttatatctatttatagaATGATTGgttatcaaaatttgaagtcGCTAAAAAGTCACAAGTCTCGGttgaaaacaaaatgaaaagtAGTGTTGACCATAAAATGATCCAAAGAACAGATTCCATTCAATTAGTTCATAATTGTAAGAATTAAAGTtgacttaatttataattattatattgaaccatgaataattttagtattattattatctaatagaGAAAGTACATGCATGAGATGAATTAGTtgaatctaaattctaaataatttacctCGAAAAGTTATAATTAGAAATTAAGTTGAagaaaatttatcatttttaccaAGCAGCCAGAAAAtcgtattatgtttatattaatcaGAATCTGAGaagagcaatgaatgtattgatattataatttttttttttgcctgtcatcaccttttggggctgtacaaattattttttcaacaattttcaactttgaggACACTGACACAAAAGTGGATGATtaggatatttttatttaaaaaaaatataattaaaacaatatgcaataaaaaaacatttatgttacataaacattttactttaaatgttTGTTCTTAGTGATTAGTTATTTTatggtaatacataatatattgttttggtGACCAAACCAACAAAACTTGAACTACAGAAAACTAAATGATTTATGTTTTAGGCTCTTTCACAAATTGCCGTGCTATATCATATTCTGAATATTCTATACATAGGTAACAAAATGTTGAGAATATATTAcgttatgttaaatatattcaactatacaACACGGTGAGTTGTGAATGCAGCTTTACTCATGTAAACACTTGTTAAACAATTTTCACATTTTACAGCAGAAATATACACATGTAATACACATATGGGTACCCGCTATTAtcaatatacaacattttataaataataaatttatataatgtatttatattatgtttttacattttgaaatattaatatgactAAACATATTTACTAAATGAGTTGATTTACAATTTTAGCATTTGAACCTGAAACAACTGAACCAGAATTACCGGAATGGATTATTGATTTAGCAGATGATTTAGATGTATTAATTGCTCAACGACATTTTGAAGATGCAAATTCTTTGATTAGTAAAGCCAGACAATATTTAGAGGAACACAGTGATCAAATTTCAACATCAATTGAACAagaaataaagtatatattttatacattgtatttattactatttaataatattttaattaattttttttttttttttattgggtaacccgcggcaacataggccattgggtgtggaggagggcactgtaggtttttaaattgggtaggttggtacacgtgtgtgttgtgttttggcagaatttctaatggggcacccgtaggtttctgccgtgccccgggtggggggatggcggcacttgttctccggacaccgtgacttgtccaaagaaaaatgccgcccgcggccaaggtatcaAACTCAGGTCGGCtgcgtaatttattaatattatattctcagaTAATAAAACttttcacttattattttttcgttcataaaaatgaatgttactaaaatagtaaaatctgTAAGAATAATATGCTTACaaatttaagattattatacataatttttataattaaagaaaaataaattgtttaatattacagAACTAAATTAGAAAATCGTATTCAAGCATTAACATTAGTTTTAACTAAAGAACTTCAAGTTTCTCCAGATAAGTCACATAAAGGTGGTTTACGAGCAGCTCGAAGAGCAGTTagaatattaaatcaattggATAAATCTTCAcaagtattatataatcataataataaaaaaattgttttgttttataccgcttgtattttattataggcgtgtgatttgtttttgaaagtttgttcaaatttattgaaatctCAATTACAGTATGTAAAACGTGATGGTGCAATGTcaacatttgttaaaaaatattcaatggtGTTTTTTGGAACTACAATAGAAATTACACATGAATTTTTATACAAAGCTTTTCCAAATAGCTCAGCTTGTTCTTCAGGTACTatcactaattagtaatttatataaaatatagctgTATGATAAAAATCTGTTTAGCTTTTATTTTATGGACAATTCAAGAAGTCAATGATTTTATggtaattttaaacaaacatatGTTTGTTCCTCAAACATCATTGTCCAATTTATCTGAGTGTATAAAAGTGATACACAAAAATTGCCAAGaggtaatgttaatatttattaaatagttattatcaGTGCTAAgcactaataactaataagtattataaattataatattgctccaaaagttaaaaaaaatatttagatatataaatatatataggtgtataaaagtatacccctattatacatattagtatagaatatagatatacaaaaaatagcaacagccttttatttttattatttaatatttttagttataatatgattattaatttgcTTTTGAAAgcaatactattaaattattctaaGGGGTAGTAAATAGAAAAACACTACATCTTTTATCTGttcacatttttttctttttaacttcCCTTACTAAACAACAATTGATGAAAAACGTTAAAGAaatcttattttaattataattaaataaaatagcactaaaaaatcttaaatccttaaaatatacaaagataCTCAACATcaagttttatacttataaatcttgatgcataaaatattgttaagtttacttttctatttttaatatttttatctgtaaGTCCTATTTAGAAAACgagcatatataatatagttttttttttaattacctacaaaatgtattaaaacataatatgtgtgaatttatttttagttatgtgattATGGAATAGATCTCCAATTTCAAATTGACGGGCAACTTAGAATTCCTCTCACAAAATCAATAAATGATATCAAGGACAAGACTAttgaagtaattaaaataagattttcTGAGGATAAATGGAAACCTTTCAATCTAAAAACTAAACAACAGAGAGATAAAATCGTTGAAGAATATACAAATTATGGGTTTTCAAACATTGAATCTTACAATAAAGGTTAATTTGAACCTAGGACTTATATAACACTACgaacaatgaaataaatttgGTGTTTTTAGGTGAATCGTGGATAATGTTAACTCAAAACACAATAACATTCACACGCACTTACTTATTACTTCTAAATGATTGCTTAGTGCTGTATTCAACTGATTTGGCAAATGTTATTGATCAACTACTTTATGAAGTTTTTGCAGCTCATTGTAATTACATAAAGAgctctatgaaaaataaaaactttgtaaatgatgtaagtatttttaaataattaaacaattgtacattttaaatactaatactatatttaaattcatagataaatattattacaacaaatgCCAGATTTATCCTAGACATATTTTTATCCCATTGTTTTAAAGTGTATTCGGCATCTACAGGTAACGTAAATCCACAAATTCATACCCGtttaaaatcagaatttggtGTAATCCCTACTCAAAATATAActggttatatttaaaattttatattttttttaataaaatagtaacattatttaaaatgttttaatgctGAATACTTTACATTATAACTTAGTTTGTTGTattgtattttcataatatatataatatattgtttttatatgttctgcaatttaattatatttatttaatattattagttattatttatacactctttactattacattatatcatatttatttatattttatgctaataTTAATTTGCTGACTGTTTTAATACTTAATGTTCAaatgtaaattgttatttatttctatattattaatttaacacagAACGctactaatttaaattataaacaatacttatttagttcatatttaataaatactaatacttAAAAAGATTATCTCTGtagtaatgaatattatataacaaataaaaagttttagaaTACCTCTTGTTTCCTTAatagtttgtactttgaaaataaaaaactaaaaatgtactaCAATAcctaatgttaatataaaaatattaaaagtaatggATTTTAGACGACTTATCAActgtattctataatatattagttagaCTGAACCGaataataagttttatactttttgataggtatttcttaaaggTACAATACCCACAAGAAAAGACAAAGTTATATCAAGAAAAAGCTAATCTAAATATGAGCTTAAAATGTCAGtacgattatttttttgtataaaaagtggtgcgtaaatattctattttttcagaattatttGGCTCCATTAAAGTAGGAActagattaaatgttgtataagAAACTATCAtcaatgataactgataaggatTGGAATAATTTCTGTTCCAAAAAATATGATGACTTGGACTGGGGACTTCTAATACTTATAAACCTGAAAATATGTAGCACCTATCcattcaaaaaatacaaatatgctccaaaaaaaattgaattttggtacttaaataaattatacattaaagcTGTACTTTCTTAAAAAATACTGTTAAAACCTAAAATACTGTAGTTCAACTCTAATGTAACTAATGGTCATAGCATCCGAGTTTattagatcaataaaaaaaaaaaattatacaatcaatatgacaacaaaatataaaaagatagtttgattatttactttataaacaCTTGAAAAAATAGCAATTAACACTACCTGCCATACAAGTTGCAGTGTTATTAGCCAGATAATCGACAGATATGCTGCGATTAgtgtattactattaaatattcaattttccaaatgtatacataatatgctcttaattttcaaattatgctAAGTCAAATTTTCAGTGTAACTTATTTgtgttatgaaacatatttatacatcacTCATATTGTTCTGCGACCTTTCtaaacaaatatgaaaaaactagaTGTCATCAACGCTAATGATGACAAACACATAATGTAccgagtgattcaccaagcatgcttaTCCCCATTTTTCCTTTATTAATGAATTCATTCAAATGTTGacttttaaaattcttaaatatatttaaagaccatgtatttaaattcttgagatttgtaTAGACTTAAGAAGTGTTCAGTGGCAATACTGTTAAAATGTTGTGAAAAAAAGCACTGGCCCGGTCCGAAAATAATGCTGACCCCGGTCCGGTCCATTAATTTTATCCTCAAGCCCGGCCCGGCCCagtccaaaaaatattgttatggtatataaatagctttattatacccatcaatcaatatattatattcattgtgattgtatctactatctagtatCCAACCTGTACCAACatcggttttatttttattatttattattttaaattgtgattatttaCTGTCGaagaaaaatcttaaaaaagcccggtccaaccctttattttatttcaaaggcCCGACTCGGTCCAATGTCACTACGGGCCAGGCTTTTCAAGGACCGGGTCGGCCTGGCCCGGCCCTTGCAGGTAATTACTACTTACCTGCTACAGTCAGTGGCGCACACTGGAGTGTTCAAGGGTAGCGGCTGCTACCACTGATTTTtttggtaggttaggttagggtgaATGGACCCCTGGCTCCAAAATATTTACATCATAAAAATTCTActacgtataaaaatattgaaaataaactattgtataattatagactataatcaTTAGCCTATTAGCCAATATAGAGGTAACCGATGTCCGATTCAATATTGCTACccctatttatttttgattgtgCGCCACTGACTacggtaataggtacctactacctacctacttggctacttacatagttacataaaTTACCCCAGTTTTATTCGAATCGCGGACATTTCCCTCCCGACTGTTTTCAGCGTAGTAGGACATTTCCCCTCCCcccttttttttaaagtttattatttagtaatataatattattatttaacatcaaTATATTTATGCCTACTGtctgatattttcaaatattttcataaatacctatgataaattatagatgtac contains:
- the LOC132952736 gene encoding exocyst complex component 8, with the translated sequence MDSLIKSVGESDYQPEKYVKELSQRCMGPEELLQQKTNVQSLGEQINTMLKKNVFYNYIQFIDTAKEIANLEGEMYQLSHLLTEQASLLNSLASSSIVSEQISKSGKEVNGIQNTEVDNVVEEKRVHKLLNIMERVENCNNLVDVPDRKCLHEGDLLELDPIENTPVQRIHCYLFTDICIVASWLSSRRGPARYRFQSMYDLCNLAVVNIKDIKNSFKLLAFPETRVFQAPNTGLKNDWLSKFEVAKKSQVSVENKMKSSVDHKMIQRTDSIQLVHNSFEPETTEPELPEWIIDLADDLDVLIAQRHFEDANSLISKARQYLEEHSDQISTSIEQEIKTKLENRIQALTLVLTKELQVSPDKSHKGGLRAARRAVRILNQLDKSSQACDLFLKVCSNLLKSQLQYVKRDGAMSTFVKKYSMVFFGTTIEITHEFLYKAFPNSSACSSAFILWTIQEVNDFMVILNKHMFVPQTSLSNLSECIKVIHKNCQELCDYGIDLQFQIDGQLRIPLTKSINDIKDKTIEVIKIRFSEDKWKPFNLKTKQQRDKIVEEYTNYGFSNIESYNKGESWIMLTQNTITFTRTYLLLLNDCLVLYSTDLANVIDQLLYEVFAAHCNYIKSSMKNKNFVNDINIITTNARFILDIFLSHCFKVYSASTGNVNPQIHTRLKSEFGVIPTQNITGYI